In Bacteroidota bacterium, the following proteins share a genomic window:
- a CDS encoding DEAD/DEAH box helicase, whose protein sequence is MEKFKALGLSENVLSALQKKGWEQPSPIQEKTIPLLLSGAKDIVGQAQTGTGKTAAFGLPLIEKLDDNSKNVQALILCPTRELAIQVAEEISSYKGDKKFSVLPVYGGQSYVIQERGLKRGSQIVVGTPGRIRDLIDKRTLKLEHVTHVVLDEADEMLNMGFEEEVREILKSVPAERRMLLFSATMPAQILRLAKNFMKDYDLVEVKKEQVTSDLTEQIYFEVRESERFEALSRIIDVEPDFYGIIFCRTKIETDQVAHKLNDRGYEAEAMHGDVSQSQRELIIKKFKAKKATILVATDVAARGIDVNDLTHVINYNLPQDPEAYVHRIGRTGRAGKQGTAITFITPHEFRELLFIQKIARATIKKENVPTVKDVVATKRKRMKADIMEMIDSGGYQEYVDMAHELIDEGQTAERVVAALLKYTFKDELKEDSYREISESRGGSVDIKGTARLFVALGREQGYNPATLTKFLEEEGTINQSAIKDIKVYDKFSFITVSFVEAEQLLAVFSKNKAGRKPLITKAKERDSGGGSGRSFGGGGGHRTNNSDERREKSFDDKPSGRGDRKPFGEKKQFSGKPDFRKPKPETAVSNVAQPTENKPARKRTNKMTDYLEKPASPENEKPGKKKNDSSVVDEFMKKFDDDLSW, encoded by the coding sequence ATGGAAAAATTTAAAGCACTCGGCTTGAGTGAGAATGTATTGTCTGCATTGCAGAAAAAAGGATGGGAGCAACCATCGCCTATTCAGGAAAAAACTATTCCGCTATTGCTCAGCGGAGCTAAAGACATTGTTGGACAGGCTCAAACCGGTACCGGTAAGACAGCGGCTTTCGGCCTTCCGCTGATTGAAAAACTGGACGACAACTCCAAAAATGTTCAGGCACTGATTCTTTGCCCTACTCGCGAATTAGCGATACAGGTGGCGGAGGAAATCAGTTCTTATAAAGGAGACAAGAAGTTCTCGGTTCTGCCGGTTTATGGCGGGCAGAGCTATGTCATTCAGGAGCGAGGTCTCAAGCGGGGCTCGCAGATCGTAGTGGGAACACCCGGTCGTATCCGCGATTTGATAGATAAGAGAACGCTGAAGTTGGAGCATGTGACACACGTGGTGTTGGATGAGGCTGATGAAATGCTGAACATGGGTTTTGAAGAAGAGGTACGCGAAATTTTGAAGAGCGTCCCAGCCGAAAGAAGAATGCTTCTTTTCAGTGCTACGATGCCCGCACAAATTTTGCGATTGGCAAAAAACTTCATGAAGGATTATGACCTCGTGGAGGTAAAAAAGGAACAGGTAACCTCAGATCTTACGGAACAAATTTATTTTGAAGTCCGCGAAAGCGAAAGGTTTGAAGCCCTCTCAAGAATCATTGATGTAGAGCCTGATTTTTACGGCATCATTTTTTGCAGAACCAAAATCGAAACCGATCAGGTAGCTCATAAGCTAAACGACCGGGGCTACGAGGCAGAGGCGATGCACGGTGATGTATCGCAAAGTCAGCGCGAATTGATTATCAAGAAATTCAAGGCAAAGAAGGCCACTATACTAGTTGCAACTGACGTAGCTGCTAGAGGAATTGACGTAAATGATTTGACACACGTTATTAACTATAATCTTCCTCAAGATCCGGAGGCCTATGTACACCGTATCGGCAGAACCGGTCGTGCAGGGAAGCAGGGAACTGCAATCACTTTTATCACACCTCACGAATTTCGTGAATTACTTTTCATTCAGAAAATTGCAAGAGCAACCATTAAGAAAGAAAACGTGCCAACGGTAAAAGACGTTGTGGCCACGAAGAGAAAGCGAATGAAGGCTGACATCATGGAAATGATTGACAGCGGTGGATATCAAGAATATGTGGATATGGCTCATGAGTTGATAGATGAAGGACAGACCGCTGAACGGGTGGTCGCTGCTCTATTGAAATACACATTTAAAGATGAATTGAAGGAAGACTCCTATCGGGAAATAAGTGAAAGCAGAGGCGGTTCTGTAGATATCAAAGGAACAGCACGTTTATTTGTGGCTCTCGGCAGGGAGCAAGGATACAATCCGGCAACGCTGACGAAATTTTTAGAAGAGGAAGGAACTATTAACCAAAGTGCCATTAAGGATATAAAGGTTTATGATAAGTTCTCCTTCATTACCGTAAGTTTTGTTGAGGCAGAACAATTGTTGGCGGTGTTCAGCAAAAATAAAGCTGGAAGAAAGCCACTGATTACTAAAGCGAAGGAACGCGATAGTGGCGGCGGCAGCGGCAGATCGTTCGGCGGCGGTGGCGGTCATCGGACAAATAATAGCGACGAAAGGAGAGAAAAAAGTTTCGATGATAAACCTTCTGGCAGAGGAGATCGGAAGCCCTTTGGAGAAAAGAAGCAATTCTCAGGAAAGCCTGATTTCAGAAAGCCTAAACCTGAGACGGCGGTATCGAACGTAGCACAGCCTACTGAAAACAAACCTGCTCGCAAAAGGACTAATAAAATGACAGACTATTTAGAAAAGCCCGCTTCTCCGGAAAATGAAAAGCCCGGTAAGAAAAAAAATGACTCCTCCGTTGTGGATGAGTTCATGAAAAAATTTGATGACGATTTGAGCTGGTAA
- a CDS encoding SGNH/GDSL hydrolase family protein yields MNGHYVKYAPLLTKKEYQILLPKKSKTILNLESVSLLKNIQFLAGKESSYISYSKWGKYLPNVKSNMDSLLRLPAKNDSLYSSGELSDISISYLEKTVAHLKNKQIKVVLVRTPLHPLSLTLKNESSIQHFRKERLSDVDFIDFKDFPSNNNDRADYMHLNYRGARKFSIFFNNLLQQGLLDSVDKQAFINQQMELLKDSEHR; encoded by the coding sequence ATGAATGGTCATTACGTCAAATATGCCCCTCTTTTAACCAAGAAAGAGTATCAAATATTGCTCCCGAAAAAGTCCAAAACCATTCTGAACCTCGAATCCGTCAGTTTACTAAAGAACATTCAGTTTCTTGCCGGCAAAGAGAGCAGCTATATCTCCTATTCCAAGTGGGGTAAGTATTTGCCCAATGTCAAAAGCAATATGGACTCCTTGCTTCGCCTGCCTGCAAAAAATGATTCATTATACTCATCAGGTGAACTATCTGATATTAGTATTAGCTACTTAGAAAAAACCGTTGCTCATTTAAAGAATAAACAAATAAAAGTTGTGTTGGTAAGAACACCTCTACATCCCCTCTCGCTCACCTTGAAAAATGAAAGTAGCATTCAACATTTCAGAAAAGAAAGACTGTCAGATGTTGATTTTATAGATTTCAAAGACTTTCCTTCCAACAATAATGACCGTGCTGACTATATGCACCTAAACTATCGCGGCGCACGAAAATTCTCAATATTTTTCAATAATCTTCTTCAACAAGGTCTACTTGACTCTGTTGACAAACAAGCATTCATCAACCAGCAAATGGAACTGCTAAAAGACTCTGAGCATCGCTGA
- a CDS encoding MBOAT family protein translates to MLFNSLDYALFLPIVFILYWFVTNKSLRLQNIMLLTASYFFYGCWNWKFLFLLAFSTFLDYYTGIKIKDSESNRVRRVWLTISVVVNLGFLGLFKYYNFFAESFADLLQSIGFQAHFSTLSVILPVGISFYTFHGLSYVFDIYYDRIKPTRNWVDYSLFVSFFPLLVAGPIERATHLLPQVKAKRNFDYSKAIDGLRQILWGLFKKIVIADNCATYANMIFNHPSDYSGATMVLGALFFTFQIYCDFSGYSDIALGTARLLGFELLQNFAFPYFSRDIAEFWRRWHISLSSWFRDYVYIPLGGSKVGTWMKVRNIFVIFLLSGFWHGANWTFLVWGGLNALYFLPLLLSNRNRTHLQTVAQGKWFPSIKELLQMAITFGLTVFAWIFFRAASLTAALAYIESMFQGLFHKSAYINSINFLVWRMSWSLPIFIFLFIIIEWIGREQKYALEKLGLGWWRPIRWGLYYLILMSIYLWGGSEQQFIYFQF, encoded by the coding sequence ATGCTTTTTAATTCCCTTGATTACGCACTTTTCTTACCGATAGTCTTTATTCTCTATTGGTTTGTCACCAACAAGTCATTGCGGCTACAAAACATAATGCTTCTGACAGCGAGCTATTTTTTTTATGGCTGTTGGAATTGGAAATTCCTTTTTCTATTGGCCTTTTCTACGTTCTTAGATTATTACACCGGAATTAAAATCAAGGATTCTGAATCTAATCGGGTTCGAAGAGTTTGGCTTACAATAAGTGTAGTCGTGAATCTAGGTTTTCTCGGACTCTTTAAATACTACAACTTCTTTGCAGAATCCTTTGCCGATCTTTTGCAATCAATAGGTTTTCAGGCACACTTTTCCACCCTCAGCGTCATCCTGCCTGTAGGAATATCATTCTATACCTTTCACGGACTATCTTACGTCTTTGATATCTATTATGACCGTATCAAGCCCACTAGGAATTGGGTGGACTATAGCCTGTTTGTATCTTTTTTTCCCCTTTTGGTGGCCGGGCCTATTGAACGCGCCACCCACTTGCTGCCTCAGGTAAAAGCGAAAAGAAATTTTGATTATTCCAAGGCGATAGATGGCCTGCGGCAAATCCTCTGGGGGCTTTTTAAAAAAATTGTAATTGCAGATAACTGTGCAACGTATGCCAACATGATTTTCAATCACCCTTCGGACTATTCCGGTGCAACTATGGTACTGGGGGCATTGTTTTTCACCTTCCAAATCTACTGTGACTTTTCCGGATATTCGGATATTGCTTTAGGCACGGCCCGCTTGCTGGGATTTGAGCTGTTACAGAATTTTGCATTCCCCTATTTTTCAAGAGACATTGCAGAGTTTTGGCGGCGATGGCATATATCTTTATCGAGTTGGTTTCGAGATTATGTCTATATCCCCTTAGGGGGAAGTAAGGTCGGCACTTGGATGAAAGTTCGCAATATCTTTGTTATTTTCTTGCTCAGTGGCTTCTGGCATGGAGCTAATTGGACCTTCCTTGTTTGGGGAGGATTGAATGCGCTTTACTTTTTACCCTTGCTGCTTTCTAACCGCAACCGCACTCATCTTCAAACAGTGGCACAAGGGAAGTGGTTTCCATCTATCAAAGAACTATTGCAAATGGCGATAACCTTTGGTCTGACTGTTTTTGCCTGGATATTTTTTCGTGCCGCCAGCCTGACCGCAGCCTTGGCTTATATAGAAAGTATGTTTCAGGGCCTATTCCACAAATCAGCATACATTAACTCTATCAATTTTCTGGTTTGGCGAATGTCTTGGTCACTCCCAATCTTCATCTTCTTGTTTATCATCATTGAATGGATAGGGCGTGAGCAAAAATATGCATTAGAAAAACTGGGCTTGGGTTGGTGGCGGCCAATCCGCTGGGGGCTTTATTACTTAATCCTGATGTCTATCTATCTATGGGGGGGTAGCGAGCAACAGTTTATTTATTTTCAGTTCTAA
- the prfA gene encoding peptide chain release factor 1, translated as MFSQLENIKGKFIEMGKTLSDPAAMVDMKRYAQLNKEYRELEKVVAVYEQYRLVLSNIETNKQIIATESDEDFRELAKNDLTTLEPQKEKIEEELKSLLVPKEPEDDRDVLLEIRAGTGGDEAGIFAGDLARMYTRYCETLGWKVSVVNASDGSAGGYKEVVLEVNGDTVYGRLKFESGVHRVQRIPETEAKGRVHTSAVTVAVLPEADEVEIYINPADIRLDVFRASGAGGQHVNRTESAVRLTHVPTNTVVECQAERSQHKNREQAMKMLKTRIYEAAVRKHEDEIAARRKTLVSTGDRSAKIRTYNYPQGRITDHRINLSVYNLEVFMNGDIGEMIDALAVAEQSEKLKEGNLAF; from the coding sequence ATGTTTAGTCAGTTAGAAAATATCAAAGGGAAGTTCATTGAAATGGGTAAAACCCTCAGTGACCCTGCTGCTATGGTGGATATGAAACGCTATGCCCAATTGAACAAGGAGTATCGAGAGTTGGAGAAAGTGGTGGCGGTGTATGAGCAATACCGTCTTGTTTTAAGCAATATAGAAACCAATAAGCAAATTATCGCCACAGAAAGCGATGAGGATTTCAGAGAGCTTGCCAAGAATGATTTAACAACACTTGAACCACAAAAAGAAAAAATTGAGGAAGAATTGAAGTCTCTTTTGGTTCCTAAAGAGCCCGAAGACGATCGGGATGTATTGCTTGAAATTAGAGCCGGTACTGGCGGAGATGAAGCCGGCATTTTTGCAGGTGATTTGGCGCGTATGTACACGCGATATTGTGAAACCCTGGGCTGGAAAGTCTCTGTGGTTAATGCAAGCGATGGTTCGGCAGGTGGCTATAAGGAAGTTGTTCTTGAGGTAAACGGCGATACGGTGTATGGCCGATTGAAATTTGAATCTGGGGTTCATCGCGTACAGCGTATTCCTGAAACAGAGGCGAAAGGTCGGGTACATACTTCTGCAGTCACCGTAGCTGTTCTGCCCGAAGCCGATGAAGTGGAGATTTACATTAATCCTGCTGATATAAGATTAGACGTGTTCCGTGCTTCTGGAGCCGGAGGTCAACACGTAAATAGAACAGAAAGCGCTGTTCGTTTGACGCACGTTCCCACCAACACAGTAGTAGAATGTCAGGCTGAGCGCTCGCAACATAAGAATAGAGAACAGGCGATGAAGATGCTCAAAACCCGTATCTATGAAGCAGCAGTGCGCAAACACGAAGATGAAATTGCGGCCCGCCGTAAAACCCTAGTCTCTACCGGCGACCGGTCTGCTAAAATCCGTACCTATAATTATCCTCAGGGTAGAATTACTGACCACCGCATAAACCTCTCCGTCTATAACTTAGAAGTGTTTATGAATGGTGATATTGGTGAAATGATTGATGCGCTGGCGGTGGCAGAACAATCAGAAAAACTGAAGGAAGGGAACTTGGCGTTTTAG
- a CDS encoding UDP-2,3-diacylglucosamine diphosphatase — translation MTFGKKIYFASDLHLGVPDEKSSSEREKVFISWLEEIKGEAQEIFIIGDIFDFWHEYQTVIPKGFVRLQGKIAELTDAGIPVNFFTGNHDMWMFGYFEKELGVKVFREPVQREFNGKKFYIGHGDGLGPGDRGYKFIKKVFSNPICQFVFRWLHPDLGIKLAAFFSYKSRFGLKGDKKVLEHFKGEEGEWLVQYARDMLKKEHFDYFIFGHRHLPLDIVLSPESRYINTGDWLDYNSYAEFDGKNMELKYFRK, via the coding sequence ATGACCTTTGGGAAGAAAATCTATTTTGCCTCTGACCTTCATTTGGGTGTACCCGATGAAAAATCCAGCTCGGAACGAGAGAAAGTTTTTATAAGCTGGCTGGAGGAGATAAAAGGGGAGGCGCAAGAGATATTTATCATTGGTGATATTTTCGACTTCTGGCATGAATATCAGACCGTTATTCCCAAAGGGTTTGTTCGATTACAAGGGAAAATTGCCGAATTAACTGATGCCGGAATACCCGTCAATTTCTTCACCGGAAACCACGATATGTGGATGTTCGGCTATTTTGAAAAAGAGTTGGGGGTGAAGGTGTTTCGAGAACCTGTTCAGCGGGAGTTCAATGGAAAGAAATTCTACATCGGGCACGGTGATGGCTTAGGGCCGGGAGACCGTGGCTACAAATTTATCAAAAAGGTTTTTTCAAATCCCATTTGTCAGTTTGTTTTTCGATGGCTGCATCCCGATTTGGGAATAAAGTTGGCTGCTTTCTTTTCCTATAAAAGTAGGTTTGGTTTGAAGGGAGATAAAAAGGTGCTAGAACATTTTAAAGGAGAAGAGGGAGAGTGGCTCGTTCAATATGCGCGTGATATGTTAAAGAAAGAACACTTCGATTACTTTATATTCGGACATCGGCACCTCCCTTTGGATATAGTTTTAAGTCCGGAAAGCCGTTATATCAATACCGGTGATTGGCTGGACTATAACAGCTATGCCGAATTTGATGGAAAAAATATGGAGCTGAAATACTTTAGAAAGTGA
- a CDS encoding LUD domain-containing protein — MLTQATGTNIFSRLKNAFVSSEELTQTETLMAVVTDVEEAEYPVKSSQKEEESITKREIALRTVPVSAPQAPRPDKKDLDIRFATKFIQSGGKFIFCESIREAIYGIRMLKEEQGWAHVFCWENEIKDAFAENNFQKGAIGYTIENSDAAISLCELLVADEGIVILNPKQASRRRLPCFPKTHIIITDVSHLTASEAEGLEIFHKMHKGELPSIVKLDACNKGHFYDKKRLILNAEGPENVYIFLIDEIIPPSLRP, encoded by the coding sequence ATGCTGACTCAAGCAACCGGAACCAATATTTTTTCGCGCCTTAAAAATGCCTTTGTATCTTCCGAAGAACTAACTCAAACTGAAACGTTAATGGCAGTAGTTACAGATGTCGAGGAAGCAGAGTATCCTGTGAAGTCATCGCAAAAGGAAGAGGAAAGTATAACCAAAAGAGAAATTGCACTCCGCACCGTACCGGTCAGTGCCCCGCAGGCACCGCGCCCCGATAAAAAAGATTTAGATATTCGTTTTGCCACTAAGTTTATCCAATCGGGTGGCAAATTCATTTTCTGTGAAAGTATCCGGGAGGCCATCTACGGCATTCGGATGTTGAAGGAAGAGCAGGGATGGGCACATGTTTTTTGTTGGGAGAATGAAATTAAAGATGCTTTTGCCGAAAACAACTTCCAGAAAGGAGCCATTGGATATACGATAGAAAATTCTGATGCCGCTATTTCCCTCTGTGAATTGTTGGTGGCTGACGAGGGTATCGTGATACTCAATCCCAAGCAAGCATCTAGAAGAAGACTTCCCTGTTTTCCAAAAACACATATTATCATTACCGACGTGTCTCATCTTACAGCAAGTGAGGCAGAAGGACTTGAAATATTTCACAAAATGCACAAAGGGGAATTACCTTCCATCGTAAAATTGGACGCTTGTAATAAGGGCCACTTCTATGATAAGAAACGTCTGATTCTGAACGCAGAAGGTCCGGAAAATGTATATATTTTCCTGATTGACGAAATTATCCCCCCTTCTCTTCGGCCCTAA
- the ftsH gene encoding ATP-dependent zinc metalloprotease FtsH: MGTEENKEEVKKGDKKKDSKKSGTKKSTPKSSLDGSKFNYFWVYALMLLFAFFMFTPLFSDKPKESSETKLREMLLANDVDKIAIVNDKDAEITIKDSALTKEQYKDVHHSRFGSVNKGPHYYFTVASNDAFDRYIDDFYKDHTDLQRPDVKYEIRQDWLRDIFPWVFPLVLLVLFWVFMMRRSGGGGIGGPGGNIFNIGKSKAILFDRDEKVNLTFDDVAGLDEAKVEVQEIVNFLKNPKKYTALGGKIPKGALLIGPPGTGKTLIAKAMAGEAQVPFFSISGSDFVEMFVGVGASRVRDLFRQAREKAPCIIFIDEIDAIGRARGKNVIQGNDERENTLNQLLVEMDGFSSEKGVIIVAATNRPDVLDTALLRPGRFDRQISIDKPDLNGREQIFKVHLKSIKLSPVIDAHKLAALTPGFVGADIANICNEAALIAARNNKTEIDMQDFNDAIDRAVGGLEKKNKLISPEEKKIIAYHEAGHAICGWFLEYAHPLLKVSIIPRGVAALGYAQYLPIEKYIERQDEMLDKMCMTLGGRAAEKIVFNKISTGAQNDLDHVTKIAYAMVSIFGMNEKVGNVSFYDMQNQNTFNKPFSEETARLIDEESRKIIEAEYVRAQNLLNSKRKELDDLANLLLKKEVLFKDDLERLIGKRPFEIVEKPSEQNIIQNGTGVVSTNTDVENTPVENEKV, translated from the coding sequence ATGGGGACTGAAGAAAACAAAGAAGAAGTCAAGAAGGGAGACAAAAAGAAGGACAGCAAGAAGAGTGGAACGAAAAAATCTACTCCAAAGTCTTCGTTAGATGGTTCGAAATTCAATTATTTCTGGGTGTATGCCCTGATGTTGCTTTTCGCTTTTTTCATGTTCACTCCTCTTTTCTCTGATAAGCCGAAAGAGTCTAGCGAAACCAAACTTCGCGAGATGTTATTGGCCAATGACGTGGATAAAATTGCCATTGTCAATGATAAGGATGCTGAAATAACGATTAAAGACTCTGCGCTGACGAAAGAGCAATATAAGGACGTTCACCATAGCCGTTTCGGCTCGGTGAATAAGGGACCACATTATTATTTCACGGTAGCCTCTAATGATGCCTTCGACCGGTATATCGATGATTTTTATAAAGATCATACTGATTTGCAAAGACCAGACGTGAAGTATGAAATCCGGCAAGATTGGCTTCGCGACATCTTCCCTTGGGTATTTCCATTAGTACTTCTTGTGCTGTTCTGGGTTTTCATGATGCGCCGCTCCGGTGGTGGTGGCATAGGTGGGCCGGGAGGAAATATTTTCAATATCGGAAAATCAAAAGCCATTTTGTTTGACCGCGATGAAAAGGTCAATCTCACTTTTGACGATGTAGCCGGTTTGGATGAGGCAAAAGTGGAGGTTCAGGAAATTGTCAATTTCCTGAAGAACCCTAAAAAATATACCGCTCTAGGCGGTAAAATCCCCAAGGGTGCTTTATTGATTGGGCCTCCGGGAACCGGCAAAACGCTGATTGCCAAAGCCATGGCAGGCGAGGCACAGGTGCCTTTTTTCAGTATTTCCGGTTCAGATTTTGTTGAAATGTTTGTAGGGGTAGGTGCTTCGCGGGTACGTGATTTGTTCCGCCAAGCAAGAGAAAAAGCTCCTTGTATCATCTTTATTGATGAGATTGATGCGATTGGCAGAGCCAGAGGCAAAAACGTTATTCAGGGAAATGATGAGCGCGAAAACACGCTGAATCAGTTGTTGGTTGAAATGGATGGCTTTAGTTCTGAAAAGGGCGTAATTATAGTAGCCGCGACCAATAGACCGGATGTATTGGATACTGCTTTGTTGCGACCCGGGCGATTCGACCGACAGATTTCAATTGATAAACCCGACCTGAACGGGAGAGAACAAATATTCAAGGTACACCTTAAGAGCATTAAACTAAGTCCGGTTATTGATGCGCATAAGTTAGCGGCATTGACTCCAGGCTTTGTTGGTGCCGACATTGCCAATATCTGCAACGAAGCAGCCTTGATTGCCGCTCGTAACAACAAGACCGAAATTGATATGCAGGACTTTAACGATGCCATTGACCGTGCCGTCGGTGGATTGGAAAAGAAAAACAAGTTGATTTCGCCGGAGGAAAAAAAGATTATTGCCTATCACGAAGCCGGTCATGCTATTTGCGGCTGGTTCTTGGAATATGCTCACCCTTTATTAAAGGTATCCATCATTCCTCGTGGTGTGGCTGCACTTGGATATGCGCAGTATTTGCCCATTGAAAAGTACATCGAACGGCAGGACGAAATGCTGGATAAAATGTGCATGACCTTGGGCGGAAGAGCAGCCGAGAAAATTGTTTTTAATAAAATTTCTACCGGCGCTCAAAATGATTTGGACCATGTAACCAAGATTGCCTACGCGATGGTGTCTATATTTGGAATGAATGAAAAAGTAGGTAATGTATCGTTCTATGACATGCAAAACCAGAACACCTTCAACAAACCATTCAGCGAAGAGACAGCCCGGTTGATTGACGAAGAGTCCAGAAAGATAATAGAAGCAGAGTATGTGCGCGCACAGAACCTGCTCAATTCTAAACGAAAAGAATTGGATGACTTGGCTAATCTCCTGTTGAAAAAGGAAGTGCTGTTTAAAGATGATTTGGAAAGGTTGATTGGCAAAAGGCCTTTTGAAATTGTCGAGAAACCCAGTGAGCAAAACATCATTCAAAACGGCACCGGTGTCGTGTCCACAAACACGGACGTTGAAAATACCCCTGTTGAGAATGAAAAGGTATAA
- the rsfS gene encoding ribosome silencing factor — protein sequence MAKKKSEAGSLKKVVLDAILDKKGKELVALDLRKIKITPADFFIITHGDSSTQVRAIFDNVVKEAKEKGFTPYHTEGSGNSEWIIVDFADVVVHIFLRDKRDFYALEELWSDAKLTKYGES from the coding sequence TTGGCAAAAAAGAAATCGGAGGCTGGAAGTTTAAAGAAAGTTGTACTTGATGCTATTTTGGATAAAAAGGGGAAAGAGCTAGTCGCTCTTGACCTCAGAAAAATAAAAATTACCCCGGCGGATTTTTTTATTATCACGCATGGCGATTCGAGCACACAGGTCAGAGCCATCTTTGACAATGTAGTAAAAGAGGCAAAAGAGAAAGGTTTTACGCCATATCATACAGAAGGTTCCGGAAACTCTGAATGGATCATTGTTGATTTCGCGGATGTGGTGGTTCATATTTTTCTGCGCGACAAGAGGGACTTTTATGCACTGGAAGAGTTGTGGAGCGATGCCAAGTTGACCAAATACGGCGAGAGCTGA
- a CDS encoding biotin--[acetyl-CoA-carboxylase] ligase, with protein MTNKPFIGKNLIELEAVDSTNSYIKVLLTSDPPAHGTVVVAREQFGGRGQMGTTWSSESNQNITMSVLLYPDFLEADKQFFLSMAVALAVKDFCEFILKDDIKIKWPNDIYYLNQKLGGILIENTISGNKLSSSIIGIGLNINQSTFDPDIPNPASFAQIAGHTFDLPSLVTDLCSFLEKYYLQLQQLHFNFLDRAYTDSLYRYQQTHEFKKGDRVFKGEINGVTKEGKLILHSNGKEQRFAFKEVQYVI; from the coding sequence ATGACAAACAAGCCTTTTATCGGAAAAAATCTAATCGAGTTGGAAGCTGTGGACTCTACCAACAGCTATATTAAAGTGCTACTCACATCTGACCCACCCGCTCATGGAACAGTCGTTGTCGCCAGAGAACAGTTCGGTGGCAGAGGGCAAATGGGGACTACTTGGTCTTCGGAAAGCAATCAGAACATCACCATGAGCGTGTTGCTCTATCCCGATTTTTTGGAGGCAGACAAACAATTCTTTTTAAGTATGGCAGTGGCTTTGGCTGTTAAGGATTTTTGTGAGTTTATTTTGAAAGACGACATCAAAATCAAGTGGCCGAACGACATATACTATCTCAATCAGAAACTGGGGGGTATTCTGATTGAAAACACCATAAGCGGCAACAAGCTTTCCTCGTCTATTATTGGCATAGGATTGAACATCAACCAATCTACCTTCGACCCCGACATCCCTAATCCGGCTTCGTTTGCTCAAATAGCAGGCCATACGTTCGACCTGCCTTCGTTGGTGACGGACCTCTGTTCCTTTTTAGAGAAATATTATCTACAACTGCAACAGCTTCATTTCAACTTTTTGGATCGGGCCTACACTGATAGTTTGTATCGCTATCAGCAAACGCATGAATTCAAAAAGGGCGACCGTGTTTTTAAGGGAGAGATAAACGGGGTGACTAAAGAAGGTAAACTTATCTTGCATTCCAACGGAAAAGAACAGCGCTTTGCCTTTAAGGAAGTGCAGTATGTGATCTGA